From Spea bombifrons isolate aSpeBom1 chromosome 6, aSpeBom1.2.pri, whole genome shotgun sequence, a single genomic window includes:
- the LMO4 gene encoding LIM domain transcription factor LMO4 isoform X1, translating to MQIHLGSGDEIVTKSNLLSNASDKSIYIKTMVNPGSSAQPPPVNASTLSWKRCAGCGGKIADRFLLYAMDSYWHSRCLKCSCCQAQLGEIGTSCYTKSGMILCRNDYIRLFGNSGACSACGQSIPASELVMRAQGNVYHLKCFTCSTCRNRLVPGDRFHYINGSLFCEHDRPTALINGHLNSLQSNPLLPDQKVC from the exons ATGCAGATTCATTTAGGGTCTGGAGATGAAATTGTTACAAAAAGCAATTTGTTGAGTAATGCATCGGATAAATCAATTTACATAAAG ACGATGGTGAATCCAGGTAGTAGCGCCCAGCCTCCACCTGTCAATGCCAGTACCCTTTCCTGGAAAAGATGCGCAGGTTGCGGGGGCAAGATCGCAGACCGGTTCTTGCTGTATGCGATGGACAGCTACTGGCACAGCAGATGTCTAAAATGTTCCTGCTGTCAAGCTCAACTGGGGGAAATTGGGACTTCCTGTTATACTAAGAGTGGAATGATCCTCTGCCGGAATGACTACATCAG GTTATTTGGAAACAGCGGAGCTTGCAGTGCTTGCGGACAGTCGATTCCTGCCAGTGAACTTGTCATGAGGGCACAAGGGAACGTCTACCATCTTAAG TGTTTCACGTGCTCCACTTGTCGGAATCGCCTCGTCCCAGGAGACCGGTTTCACTACATCAATGGCAGTTTATTCTGTGAACATGATAGACCTACAGCTCTCATCAATGGTCATTTGAATTCACTTCAGAGCAATCCGCTACTGCCAGACCAGAAG gTCTGTTAA
- the LMO4 gene encoding LIM domain transcription factor LMO4 isoform X2, with amino-acid sequence MVNPGSSAQPPPVNASTLSWKRCAGCGGKIADRFLLYAMDSYWHSRCLKCSCCQAQLGEIGTSCYTKSGMILCRNDYIRLFGNSGACSACGQSIPASELVMRAQGNVYHLKCFTCSTCRNRLVPGDRFHYINGSLFCEHDRPTALINGHLNSLQSNPLLPDQKVC; translated from the exons ATGGTGAATCCAGGTAGTAGCGCCCAGCCTCCACCTGTCAATGCCAGTACCCTTTCCTGGAAAAGATGCGCAGGTTGCGGGGGCAAGATCGCAGACCGGTTCTTGCTGTATGCGATGGACAGCTACTGGCACAGCAGATGTCTAAAATGTTCCTGCTGTCAAGCTCAACTGGGGGAAATTGGGACTTCCTGTTATACTAAGAGTGGAATGATCCTCTGCCGGAATGACTACATCAG GTTATTTGGAAACAGCGGAGCTTGCAGTGCTTGCGGACAGTCGATTCCTGCCAGTGAACTTGTCATGAGGGCACAAGGGAACGTCTACCATCTTAAG TGTTTCACGTGCTCCACTTGTCGGAATCGCCTCGTCCCAGGAGACCGGTTTCACTACATCAATGGCAGTTTATTCTGTGAACATGATAGACCTACAGCTCTCATCAATGGTCATTTGAATTCACTTCAGAGCAATCCGCTACTGCCAGACCAGAAG gTCTGTTAA